The following are encoded together in the Myxococcota bacterium genome:
- a CDS encoding YCF48-related protein — protein sequence MRAAAVALCATLFALSARGDESPELTQAIALTKARFPKLVHFANADHFLAGVDDAELESLKKRVESGTWDDSVQAAVWVVLEGFSREQGPAATFGRNLTSEIAGLAATSGKPEVLQGVGGVLEKFLLDPSHPFSIIAQGLLAEKIRCGAASLGMDEFVARITDETNPDKEFALGSTDGTVADRFGIHPHADLFSVAASGQNVVAVGYFGTVLVSHDAGDTWDVPATGTDEPLYAVSFGPDDEVWAAGRAGAVLFSKDAGRSWLRRPTPFARHVFGLYATDKGTVLAVGDFGLQLRTVDGGARWTCIPRVQDVILGRLVRAGASDAVGVGEFGTIERLHGAKPPATRGSLSGVPEDTYVYDAWLDADGKTGIAVGLTGTILRSSDGGASWAPVKTQFTQDLFGVGGNGDHVVVSGEGGLLALSTDGGLTFQAAESPSLPVPLLDVDFGDATHAYAVGPRGMVLRSSDGGAHFALVHPGSHK from the coding sequence ATGAGGGCAGCCGCCGTCGCGCTGTGCGCGACGCTGTTCGCCCTTTCGGCGCGCGGCGACGAGTCGCCCGAGCTCACCCAGGCCATCGCGCTCACCAAGGCGAGGTTCCCCAAGCTCGTGCATTTCGCCAACGCCGATCACTTCCTGGCCGGGGTCGACGACGCGGAGCTCGAGTCACTCAAGAAGCGCGTCGAATCGGGCACGTGGGACGACTCGGTGCAGGCGGCGGTGTGGGTCGTGCTCGAAGGCTTCTCGCGCGAGCAAGGGCCCGCGGCCACCTTCGGACGCAACCTGACCAGCGAGATCGCGGGCCTGGCCGCCACGAGCGGCAAGCCCGAGGTGCTCCAGGGCGTGGGCGGCGTGCTCGAGAAGTTCCTGCTCGACCCGAGTCACCCGTTCTCGATCATCGCGCAGGGGCTCCTGGCCGAGAAGATCCGCTGCGGCGCGGCGTCGCTCGGCATGGACGAGTTCGTGGCGCGCATCACGGACGAGACGAACCCCGACAAGGAGTTCGCGCTCGGCTCGACCGACGGCACGGTCGCGGACCGCTTCGGCATCCACCCGCACGCCGACCTGTTCAGCGTGGCGGCGTCGGGCCAGAACGTGGTCGCGGTGGGCTACTTCGGCACGGTGCTCGTGTCTCACGACGCCGGCGATACCTGGGACGTGCCGGCCACCGGCACCGACGAGCCGCTGTACGCCGTGTCCTTCGGCCCCGACGACGAGGTCTGGGCGGCGGGCCGGGCGGGCGCGGTGTTGTTCTCCAAGGACGCAGGCCGGAGCTGGCTGCGCCGCCCCACCCCCTTCGCGCGCCACGTGTTCGGCCTGTACGCGACCGACAAGGGCACCGTGCTCGCGGTCGGTGATTTCGGCCTGCAGCTGCGCACGGTCGACGGCGGCGCGCGCTGGACGTGCATTCCGCGCGTGCAGGACGTGATCCTGGGCCGGCTGGTGCGCGCAGGCGCGAGCGACGCGGTCGGCGTGGGCGAGTTCGGCACGATCGAGAGACTCCACGGCGCCAAGCCCCCCGCCACGCGCGGGTCACTCTCGGGCGTACCCGAAGACACCTACGTGTACGATGCGTGGCTCGACGCCGACGGCAAGACCGGGATCGCCGTCGGCCTGACGGGGACGATCCTGCGCTCGAGCGACGGCGGAGCGAGCTGGGCGCCGGTGAAGACGCAGTTCACCCAGGACCTGTTCGGAGTCGGCGGGAACGGTGACCACGTGGTGGTCTCCGGCGAGGGCGGGCTGCTCGCGCTCTCGACCGACGGCGGCCTGACCTTCCAGGCCGCCGAGAGCCCGTCCCTGCCCGTCCCGCTGCTCGACGTCGACTTCGGCGACGCGACCCACGCCTATGCGGTCGGGCCGCGCGGCATGGTGCTGCGCTCGAGCGACGGCGGCGCCCACTTCGCGCTGGTGCACCCCGGGAGTCACAAGTGA
- a CDS encoding MMPL family transporter, translating into MTAAERFSRFFALRRNWFAAVIAVISGFFLFQMRHLEIYTQFLDLLPRNHPFIRTYETYRDTYGNANTVVAAIVVRDGDIYRPEILRAIQKLTAELDSSVVPAEVNAFPASHYVTPKGIVATTVHHVVALADRLFHPATNYEAETGVDHNLVTSLTDRTARDARVQLDGTLISPQLVETIPEDAKGLADLREKVRRNPSVFGVLVSPDEKAALVRASFVETRLDYGALFKNLQQAKKDVEAEFPVDVYVTGQPLLFGWAYAFATEILLVFASTLVVSVLLLWAYFRRFYGVFLPMSGAAVNVIWGLGFAAWLNYNLDPLVLVVPMLITARAISHSVQFVERFYEEYEVLGDKDEACIRSMAELLLPGTLAILTDVFGLLTIGLATIPLMSKLGLLCAFWATSILVTEMLLNRLLILYLPAPSERAHRISPLTSRVLARAANVVVSRRGAILVTSAFAVQTAVCFWLALKVPVGDNRPGTPILYPDSEFNVAAREIASRFYGLDDLLVVATSPIPGRVYTPDSFKFVESLQRAMESDENAGGSLSLVDLQKQTSRLFHNGDPRFAMWMQTTSEIAGISYLMETSVPAPGILDPYRSRDSLSLAVRIFYRDHRADTVSAAIARLEQFTREVRLDGSLAVRLVPGERSFFRRQRWTDALLGPPVPTLEVSEAGPGGIRKPIEVPRGLTHYETPEGFGVEVRHPSWRAPYELWVKTGANAEYERQPSSAWLKDGVELRWAAGSIGVLAAANQEIEVSHGLSLAIVFAATFGVLLVSYRSVILALITLASLASGSLAALALQSVMNIGIDVNTLPVQAIGVGLGVDYAIYLVDRILQERTRMPTRDAAIQHAIRTTGMAITFTASTLVVGIAFWIPISSLRFSAEMSLLLSVLMIVDALGAILLVPAIIHLLPARLLGRVA; encoded by the coding sequence GTGACCGCCGCCGAACGCTTCTCGCGCTTCTTCGCCCTGCGCCGCAACTGGTTCGCGGCTGTGATCGCGGTGATCAGCGGCTTCTTCCTGTTCCAGATGCGGCACCTGGAGATCTACACCCAGTTCCTCGATCTCCTGCCGCGCAACCACCCGTTCATCCGCACCTACGAGACCTACCGCGACACGTACGGCAACGCCAACACCGTGGTGGCGGCGATCGTGGTGCGCGACGGCGACATCTACCGGCCCGAGATCCTGCGCGCGATCCAGAAGCTCACGGCCGAGCTCGACTCCTCGGTCGTGCCCGCCGAGGTGAACGCCTTCCCCGCGAGTCACTACGTGACCCCCAAGGGCATCGTGGCCACGACCGTGCACCACGTGGTCGCGCTCGCGGACCGCCTGTTCCATCCCGCGACCAACTACGAGGCCGAGACGGGCGTCGACCACAACCTGGTCACCAGCCTCACCGACCGCACGGCGCGCGACGCGCGCGTGCAGCTCGACGGCACGCTGATCTCGCCGCAGCTCGTGGAGACCATTCCCGAGGACGCGAAGGGCCTGGCCGACCTGCGCGAGAAGGTGCGCCGCAACCCGTCGGTGTTCGGCGTGCTGGTGTCACCCGACGAGAAGGCGGCGCTGGTGCGCGCGAGCTTCGTCGAGACCCGGCTCGACTACGGCGCGCTGTTCAAGAACCTGCAACAGGCCAAGAAAGACGTGGAGGCCGAGTTCCCGGTCGACGTGTACGTGACGGGTCAGCCGCTCCTGTTCGGCTGGGCCTACGCGTTCGCCACCGAGATCCTGCTGGTGTTCGCGTCCACGCTGGTCGTGTCGGTGCTCTTGCTCTGGGCCTACTTCCGGCGCTTCTACGGCGTGTTCCTGCCCATGTCCGGGGCCGCGGTGAACGTGATCTGGGGCCTCGGCTTCGCGGCCTGGCTCAACTACAACCTCGACCCGCTGGTCCTGGTCGTGCCCATGCTGATCACCGCGCGCGCGATCAGTCACTCGGTGCAGTTCGTCGAGCGCTTCTACGAGGAGTACGAGGTGCTCGGCGACAAGGACGAGGCCTGCATCCGCTCCATGGCGGAGCTCCTGTTGCCCGGCACGCTCGCGATCCTGACCGACGTGTTCGGCCTGCTCACGATCGGGCTCGCGACCATCCCGCTGATGTCGAAGCTCGGGCTTCTGTGCGCGTTCTGGGCCACCTCGATCCTGGTCACCGAGATGCTCCTGAACCGGCTCCTGATCCTCTATCTGCCCGCGCCGAGCGAGCGCGCGCACCGCATCTCGCCGCTCACCTCGCGCGTGCTGGCGCGCGCCGCCAACGTCGTGGTGTCGCGCCGCGGGGCGATCCTGGTGACCAGCGCGTTCGCCGTGCAGACGGCGGTCTGCTTCTGGCTCGCGCTCAAGGTGCCGGTGGGCGACAACCGGCCCGGCACGCCCATCCTGTACCCCGACTCGGAGTTCAACGTCGCCGCGCGCGAGATCGCGAGCCGCTTCTACGGGCTCGACGACCTGCTCGTGGTCGCGACCTCGCCCATTCCGGGCCGCGTGTACACGCCCGACTCGTTCAAGTTCGTCGAGTCACTGCAGCGCGCCATGGAGTCCGACGAGAACGCGGGCGGAAGTCTCTCGCTGGTCGATCTGCAGAAGCAGACCAGCCGGCTGTTCCACAACGGCGACCCGCGCTTCGCCATGTGGATGCAGACCACCTCCGAGATCGCGGGCATCTCGTATCTCATGGAGACGAGCGTGCCGGCGCCCGGCATCCTCGATCCCTACCGCTCGCGCGACAGCCTGTCGCTCGCGGTGCGCATCTTCTACCGCGACCACCGCGCCGACACGGTCTCGGCCGCGATCGCGCGCCTGGAGCAGTTCACGCGCGAGGTGCGCCTGGACGGCAGCCTGGCGGTGCGGCTCGTGCCCGGCGAGCGCAGCTTCTTCCGGCGCCAGCGCTGGACCGACGCGCTGCTCGGCCCGCCCGTGCCCACGCTCGAGGTGAGCGAGGCCGGCCCCGGCGGCATTCGCAAGCCGATCGAGGTGCCGCGCGGCCTCACTCACTACGAGACACCGGAGGGCTTCGGCGTCGAGGTGCGGCACCCGAGCTGGCGCGCGCCCTACGAGCTGTGGGTCAAGACCGGCGCGAACGCGGAGTACGAACGCCAGCCGAGCAGCGCCTGGCTCAAGGACGGCGTCGAGCTGCGCTGGGCGGCGGGCAGCATCGGCGTGCTCGCGGCCGCGAACCAGGAGATCGAAGTCAGTCACGGCCTCTCGCTGGCGATCGTGTTCGCCGCGACCTTCGGCGTGCTCCTGGTGTCGTACCGGTCGGTGATCCTGGCGCTGATCACGCTGGCGTCGCTCGCCAGCGGCTCGCTGGCCGCGCTCGCGCTGCAATCGGTGATGAACATCGGCATCGACGTGAACACCCTGCCCGTCCAGGCGATCGGCGTCGGGCTGGGCGTGGACTACGCGATCTATCTCGTCGACCGCATCCTGCAGGAGCGCACGCGCATGCCGACGCGCGACGCGGCGATCCAGCACGCGATCCGCACCACGGGCATGGCCATCACCTTCACCGCCTCGACGCTGGTCGTGGGCATCGCGTTCTGGATCCCGATCTCGAGCCTGCGCTTCTCGGCCGAGATGAGTCTGCTCTTATCGGTGCTCATGATCGTGGACGCGCTGGGCGCGATCCTGCTCGTGCCCGCCATCATCCACCTGCTTCCCGCACGTCTCTTGGGCCGGGTGGCGTAA
- a CDS encoding flavin reductase family protein → MPVDRDTFKRSLGSWASGVTIVTAQHGGARLGMTVSAFSSVSLDPPLVLVCADKASNTNVLIQKSQAFTVNVLGRAHSALSNLFADKKRESVRFDGLDCKTGATGAPRLPGVLACIDCSVREEIDAGDHIVYVGSVEASTIDAEQEPLVYWRGVYQKLTPL, encoded by the coding sequence GTGCCCGTAGACCGAGACACCTTCAAGCGCTCGCTGGGCAGCTGGGCGAGCGGAGTCACGATCGTGACCGCGCAGCACGGCGGGGCGCGCCTGGGCATGACCGTGTCTGCCTTCTCCTCGGTCAGCCTCGACCCTCCGCTGGTGCTGGTGTGCGCCGACAAGGCGTCGAACACCAACGTGCTGATCCAGAAGTCGCAGGCCTTCACGGTGAACGTGCTGGGGCGCGCGCACAGTGCGCTCTCCAACCTGTTCGCGGACAAGAAGCGCGAATCCGTGCGCTTCGACGGGCTCGACTGCAAGACCGGCGCGACCGGGGCGCCGCGCCTGCCCGGCGTGCTCGCCTGCATCGACTGCAGCGTGCGCGAGGAGATCGACGCCGGCGACCACATCGTGTACGTCGGCTCGGTCGAGGCCTCGACCATCGACGCGGAGCAGGAGCCGCTGGTCTACTGGCGCGGCGTGTACCAGAAGCTCACGCCGCTGTGA
- a CDS encoding adenylate/guanylate cyclase domain-containing protein — MQPQTRFTQAGGVRIAYQVVGSGPLDVVFVPGIVGHVDFWWEDPRAARLFRRLASFARLILFDKRGIGASDRSSDWAPLEERIDDLRAVMDATAAYRPAIVGVSEGAPMSLLFAATHPSRCRALCLVGGFAKLVRTPDYPHGFESEQIEQAFEGVVAHWGEPGLMDVLAPSLASDAEERARWARFERVGSNPAAIRAAGRVMREIDLRPVLPQIRTPTLIIHARGDLVVPIGAGRYLAEHIPGAKIVEYDSRDHAFWIHPEQVVDPIQEFLTGTRTAAEPSSVLATIVFVDIAKSTERAAELGDSRWAELLSRYHALLRHELVEFRGAELDEAGDGLLAAFDGPARAVRFAERVRDRARELELELRASVHTGECERLGGKLVGIAVHVGARLAELAAPGEVVVSGTVRDLVAGSGLCFTDRGSRALRGVPGEWRLFTAA; from the coding sequence GTGCAGCCGCAGACTCGCTTCACCCAGGCGGGTGGGGTCCGGATCGCCTATCAGGTGGTCGGGAGCGGCCCGCTCGACGTGGTGTTCGTGCCGGGCATCGTCGGCCACGTCGACTTCTGGTGGGAGGACCCGCGCGCGGCGCGTCTGTTCCGCCGGCTCGCCTCCTTCGCGCGCCTGATCCTGTTCGACAAGCGCGGGATCGGGGCGTCGGACCGCAGCAGTGACTGGGCCCCGCTCGAGGAGCGCATCGACGACCTGCGCGCCGTGATGGACGCGACCGCCGCGTACAGGCCCGCGATCGTGGGCGTGTCGGAGGGCGCGCCGATGTCGCTCTTGTTCGCGGCGACTCACCCGAGCCGCTGCCGCGCGCTGTGCCTGGTGGGCGGCTTCGCGAAGCTGGTCCGGACGCCCGACTACCCGCACGGCTTCGAGTCCGAGCAGATCGAGCAGGCCTTCGAGGGGGTCGTGGCTCACTGGGGCGAGCCCGGCCTGATGGACGTGCTCGCGCCGTCCCTGGCGTCCGATGCCGAGGAGCGCGCGCGCTGGGCGCGCTTCGAGCGTGTGGGCTCGAACCCGGCGGCGATCCGCGCCGCGGGACGAGTCATGCGCGAGATCGACCTGCGCCCGGTGCTGCCGCAGATCCGGACGCCGACGCTGATCATCCACGCGCGCGGTGATCTCGTGGTTCCGATCGGCGCAGGCCGCTATCTCGCCGAGCACATCCCCGGCGCCAAGATTGTCGAGTACGACTCGCGCGACCACGCCTTCTGGATCCACCCGGAACAAGTCGTCGACCCGATCCAGGAGTTCCTGACCGGCACGCGCACAGCGGCGGAGCCGAGCTCGGTGCTCGCCACGATCGTGTTCGTGGACATCGCGAAGTCGACCGAGCGCGCGGCCGAGCTGGGTGACTCGCGCTGGGCGGAGCTCCTGTCGCGCTACCACGCGCTCCTGCGGCACGAGCTCGTGGAGTTCCGCGGCGCCGAGCTCGACGAGGCGGGCGACGGTCTGCTCGCCGCCTTCGACGGGCCCGCGCGCGCCGTGCGCTTCGCGGAGCGCGTGCGCGACCGCGCGCGCGAGCTCGAGCTCGAGCTGCGGGCCAGCGTGCACACCGGTGAGTGCGAGCGGCTCGGCGGCAAGCTGGTCGGAATCGCGGTGCACGTCGGCGCCCGGCTGGCCGAGCTGGCCGCGCCGGGCGAAGTGGTCGTGTCGGGCACCGTGCGCGACCTGGTCGCGGGCTCGGGCCTGTGCTTCACCGACCGCGGCAGCCGCGCGCTGCGCGGCGTGCCCGGTGAGTGGCGCCTGTTCACAGCGGCGTGA